The nucleotide window ACCCGGTCGGCCGTGCGTGGGGGATGAACACAGCGGCAGGTTCGTGTTCGGTGATGGCGGCTTCGACATTCGGTTCGTCCGCGTTCTCGGCTGCCTCGGATCCAGCGGCCGGCGCTGTGTCGTCCGCGACTCCCTCGTCCGTCGCCGCGGAGGCTCCGGTCCGGCCGGAATCGGCCGACTCCGCAGGCCCGGCAGGCTCTCCAGGCCCGGCGAAGAGCACCTCGTTGAACGAGGTGAGCAGGTCGGCTGCGTCTTGAATGGCGGCTTCGTCCCCGGAGTCGACGGCTTCGAGCAGCCAGTCGAGGACCGCGAACTCGGCGAGCAGCTCGGCGCGTGCGATGACATGGTCGTCGGCACGGGGACGGGAGTTGCGGTACTCCTCATAGAACGTCGGCAATGCGGCCGGGTCGATGAGCGCCGAGGCTGCCGCCAGGTCGATCGCGGGATCAGCGACACGCAGTCGGCCGATCTCGGACAGAGCCAGCACTCGCTCCTGATCCGTGTAGACGCTCGACTCATCGATGGAGCCATGGATCGGTGTGGCCAGGAAATGCCAGAGGGCCACCTTCTCGAACTCCTCTTCCCAATGCTGGAGCAGTGCTGCGGGCACCCGTCCGGTGCTCGCCGCCTGATCGAGTCGCTCCAGGATGAGGAACTGCGAACGTGATGGATCCTCGACAGGGAAACCGGCCTCGGACACCGGTTCCGGAGCCGCTGAATGCACGGTCGCCAGCGCTTGTGCGAGAGAGCTCGCTCGGGCCGTATCGGCGATGGGCACATCGCCCAGCGGCGCCCCGGGCAGAGGATCGACCAAGGTCACCGTCGTCGGTGTCGAGGTCTCGAAGTACTCAGCCTCCACCTCGGTGATGGCGCGCAGGTGCGGCCAGGTGAAGCCGGCATGCGGGTACATGGAATCGTAGATGCGCCCCGCCTCGGCGGCGGAACCGATGTCCGCCGTGCGGTCGAGCTGGGTCTGGGCCGTCGCGACGAGCTCCTGCCGGTCATCGCCGAGGAGCACCCGGACTCCGGCGTCGAGGGGCGGCAGGGGTGTCCATTTCGTCGGGGCGAAGCCGTCGAGCATCGTCGACGCGATCGCAGCCAACTTGAGCGCCTTGGTATCCACCTTTCCCAATCTACCGTCTGCCTCCCGCTGAGACACGGGACTCGCCGTCGAGCGTGTCTGCCATCGTCTGAGGACTCGGCCGTCGGTGTCAGAGCATTGCGTTATCGTGGACGACATGAAGCCCTTGCCCTTCGTGGAGCCGACCAGCCTCGCCCGTCACGGAATCGATCGCGACCACCTCACCCGAGGTGCGGACGGAGATCTGCGCGAGATCTGGGCGGCGGGAGCCGTGCCGGTCTTCGAACATCGCGGCAGTCTGCTCGTGGCTGCCGGCGGACTCTTCCTCGGCGACCGCACCCTGGTGCCGGCAGGGCAGACGGAGATCTATCTCGGGCGGGATCCTGAAGGCATCCGGTATATCGGGGTGTCCTTGGACGATGAGGGGCGCAGCCGCCTCGACTCCGTCCTGGAGACCTCTCGTGCCCGCGATGCCAGCGACCTTCTCACCGCACCGGGGGAGGGCCTCGACAGCTCGGAGCCGGTGTGGCTGCCGCTGCGGCACTTGGCCGAGACGCTCGACGAAGTGCAGGTGTCGCTGGCCGTCGAGGTCGTCGGCGTCGGCAACTGGCATCGGGCTCACCAGTTCTCTCCGCGCACCGGCACTCCGACAGTACCGGCCCTGGGCGGGTGGGTGCGTCGGGATCCGGAGGACGGGAGCGAACACTTTCCCCGCACCGACCCGGCTGTCATCGTCGTCATCGTCAACACGGATGAAGACGGGGTCGAACGGGTGCTGCTGGGCAACAACGCCGCATGGGAAGCCGACCGGTATTCGCTCCTGGCCGGATTCGTCGAACCGGGGGAGACGCTCGAACATGCGGTGATCCGTGAGATCTGGGAGGAAGCTCACCTCGAGGTCACGGCCCCGCGGTACCTCGGCTCTCAGCCCTGGCCGTTCCCCTGTTCGCTCATGCTCGGCTTCTCCGCAGAGGCACCGAGCCGGGAATTCGCCGCGGACGAAGCCGAGATCGCTTCGCTGCGCTGGTTCACCCGCGACGAACTGCGCGCAGCCATCGCCGATAAGACGGTCCGTGCCCCCTCGACGATCTCCATCGCCGGGCAGCTTCTGCACAGCTGGTTGGACAACGGATGAATGCTTCGGCCACGGCCCTCTTGGAGGCCCTGGACGAGGAGCAGCGTGAAGTCGCCACTCACTTCGACTCCCCGGTGATCGTGCTCGCCGGTGCCGGCACGGGCAAGACTCGCGCCATGACACATCGCATCGCCTACGGAATCGCCACCGAGGTGTTCCCTCCCAACCACGTCCTCGCACTGACATTCACCGCGAAGGCGGCCGGTGAGATGCGGTCACGGCTGCGCGGCCTCGGGGTGCCCGCGGTGCAGGCTCGCACCTTCCACTCGGCGGCGCTTCGCCAGCTGCGCTTCTTCTGGGACCGGTTCGCCGACGGCGACTTTCCTCGGATCATCGACAACAAGGCCGGCATCATCGGTTCGGTGATGCAGAGTCTCGGTATGGAGACCAGCCGGGAACTGACGAGAGACGTGGCCTCGGAGATCGAGTTCGCCGCAGCGTCGCTGCTCGGCGTCGAGGACTATGCGACGAAGGCCGCCGCCCGTGACCTGCCCGGTCAGCTGCACGTCGACGATATGGTTCGCATCTTCGAAGCCTACGGCGAAGCGAAGACTCGCGGACGCCTGCTCGACTTCGACGATGTGCTGCTCGTCCTCTCGGGTGTCCTGGCCGAATATCCCGCGATCGCTGCGGAGATCCGTGATCAGTACCGACACTTCGTCGTCGACGAGTTCCAGGACGTCTCTCCGCTGCAGTTCGATGTGCTCTCCCGATGGTTGGGCCCACGAGACAATCTGTGCGTGGTCGGCGACCCCGCACAGACGATCTATTCGTTCGCCGGGGCCGATGCGAGCCTGCTCGGTACTTTGGGCACCGCGATGCCCGAAGCCAGGACGATCCGGCTGGTGCGCAACTACAGGTCGTCGAAGTCGATTGTGGCGACCGCGAACAGTCTGCTCAGGCACACTGCGAAGACCGCTCTGACTCTGCGCACGGACAATCCCGACGGCAGGCCGCCGAGCATGGCCGAATACCCGAGCGACGAGGCCGAAGCGACCGGTGTCGTCCAAGCGATCTCCGCTGAGATCCGGGCGGGACGCCGCCCCCGCAATATCGCGGTGCTCTTCCGCACGAACGGGCAGAGTCCCGCCTACGAGCAGGCTCTGGCCGCTGCGGGAATCCCCTACGTCCTACGCGGAGGCGAACGCTTCTTCGCGCGCAAGGAAGTCAAGGAAGCGGTCCTCATGCTCAAAGCCGCTCGGGCGACCTCGAGCGGACAGCGACTGCCCGAAGCAGTCATGGAGGTGCTCGGTTCACTGGGCTTCACCCGAGAACCACCCGGTCCTGGTGCGAGCCGTCAGCGGTGGGAGTCACTCAAAGCACTCGTCGATCTCGCCGAAGAGCACCAAGCAGGCCAGGAGCTGCCCGTGCCGATGGCGACTTTCATCGACGATCTGGCCGATCGGGCCGAACATCAATTCGCCCCCGATATCGAAGGAGTCACCTTGGCGTCCTTCCACGCGGCCAAGGGCCTGGAATGGGACAGCGTCCACTTGGTCGGTCTCAGCGAGGGACTGCTGCCGATCAGCTATGCGCAGACGCCGAGGGCGATCGCCGAGGAGCGGCGCCTGTTCTATGTGGCGCTGACACGAGCCGGCAGGGAGCTGCGGATGAGCTGGTCGTTGGCCCGCTTCGAGTCGAAGCAGAGGCCTCGTCAATCCTCCCGGTTCCTCTCCGAACTCGGGCAGGTCGACCACACCATGGGCGATGGAAGCAGAACTGCGAAGTCGGCGACGCTCAACCGCTGCCGTCGGTGCGGACGAGCATTGGTGTCGCAGGTGGACCGGTCCGTGGGACGGTGCTCGGACTGTCCCGCAGAGGTCGACCTCGACCTTCTCGACCGCCTCAGGCAATGGAGAGTCAGGGTCGGGATGGAACAGGGGCTCCCGCCCTACCTGGTGCTCACCGACACCTCATTGTCGGTCATCGCTGAAGTCCGTCCGCGTGACCTGGCAGAACTCGCCCGAGTCCCTGGTGTCGGAGCGACGAAACTCGAACTGTACGGCAAGGCACTATTGAGCCTGCTCTCCGAGTGAGCCGAAGTCGGGCACAGGCGCCCGACATCGACAGCGGTCGTGAAATGTCAGACCCTGCTCCTCGAGCTCTCCTGTCTCGACCGATACGATTCGGGCCACCGGCGCGAGCTCAGGACGCAGAAGAGACTGTCGGAGCAGTTGGACGACATGTGCCGAACCAAGGATTCGTGCGGCCGGATCGCACAGGTCTTCCCGATCCGGCAGAGCCTGGAGGAGCGGATATTGGTCCAACCATCCGTTATCACTGTCCTTGCGGTGCAGGCAGGAGCACATAGTGCACGGGGTTCGACCTGGACGGATGAGCCCGGTGATCTCCACAGTCTGCTCACCGAGGACCACCTGACAATGGTCGATCTCACGGTCGTTCAACCACATGGACGCATGGAGATCCGGCACCAGATGCGAACTGCAGATGACGAGCGGAGCGTTCATCGGATCCAGCTCCTCGATGCGTCGGGCCGAGGAGACAGCGAAGCCGATGGCGGCCAGCTGTCCCTCGGTTTGAGCGCGCAGCGGACCGGTGACCAGCACCGGGCGGGACCCGAGGATTCGGGAGACCCGATCGGGGGACAGGCCGAAGGCACGCGCGGCGGCGAAGACGGGCGAACCCTTCCGCACGACACCGGAGTCCGCCCCTTCAGGGATGAGCACACCTCCTTCGCTGAGCAGTGTGATGAGGGAACCGGCCCGACTGAGATCAGCTCCGAGCTCTTGGGCGCGCGAATAGTACTGGGCGGAGCCGATGCCCAGCCGCAGATCCTCGATGAGGCTGACATCGGCCGGAAGGAGTCCGTCGATGAGCACGGGGTCTTCGGCGCCGAACTGAACACAGGAGGACGAACGCCATGTGATGGGAACACTGGGAAAGATCCTGAACATCTCGGCATCCTCGCCTCGGCAACTCACTGGACTTCCACGGTAGTGAAGCGAGCGACGAATAGCCATGGCAGAGACGAAACTGTGGATAACCCTGTGGGAAACGGTTGAGGACAAGCCGGAAGACGTGTTCGGGCTTGCCCTCAACCGCATGATGCCCCAGGCGCTCGCGAAGACTCGTGCGGCTTCCCCTTCCGCACGCATCTTCGGGTTTTCCGGGGTCAAGCATAGAACTTATTCCGCATTCGGCGTCGCGTCAATGGACGGTCATGCACAGACACGTCAACAGCCTGTGGATAACCTGTGGGAATCGCCAGTCAGGCTGTGGAGGAAAGGTGCCTTGAAGGTGGGCGGAGCTGTTGATAAGCCATCCATCGGGCGGTGGCAACTCCGCGCTGAGGCGCGATCGGGTCCCCGAGGCGGCTGTGGACGACCGAATCGAGGGCAGAAGATCCCCGATACTCAGGAAACTCACAAACTGAGGAGCGGGGTACAGGGCCGCGCGGGTCTGCGTCAGTGGCGTTTCCTATGATGGAGCAGTGACCAGAGGACAGCGGTGGAGCGAAGAAGAGGTCCTGCGGGCGATTGCCCGCGGTGAGATCGAAGTGCGCCGATCGGCCAAACGCAAGAAGACCGTCGCCGTGTCGAAGGAGATCGAGACCTATGTGCTGCGCACTCCTGTGCGCTACAGCGTCGAGAACAACATCCGGTCCCTGACGGACCTGTTCAATCGTCTCTCCGCGCGCGATCACTCCTCTGCGGCCGATCTCGTCGAACTGGCCGACGAAATGAGCCGACGCTACTTCGCAGGACGGTTCCGCCCGGCGTCGATTCGGTGGGTGACGAACCAGAATCTCAGCAGGTGGGCCTCGACGACTACCTCGACCGGAGATATTCGCATCTCTCACCGCTTGCAGGCCGTGCCGCGCTGGGTGCTTGAGACGGTGGTCGTGCACGAACTCGTTCATCTGCAGATCGGTCCCCATTCGAAGGAGTTCCACACCTTGGCGAACAGGCACCCCAGGCAGGCGGACGCGAAGCTCTATCTCGAAGGCTTCAGCGACGGCGAGCGATTCGCTCGCAGGGGCTGAGACACCGAGTCAGCCGAGATCCTGGGACGCGTCAGCGACGGGCGCTGAGAGCCCGGAGCGCAGCGCTGTAGAGGCCCGGGAGGCGTGCGGGCA belongs to Brevibacterium spongiae and includes:
- a CDS encoding aminoglycoside phosphotransferase, which produces MDTKALKLAAIASTMLDGFAPTKWTPLPPLDAGVRVLLGDDRQELVATAQTQLDRTADIGSAAEAGRIYDSMYPHAGFTWPHLRAITEVEAEYFETSTPTTVTLVDPLPGAPLGDVPIADTARASSLAQALATVHSAAPEPVSEAGFPVEDPSRSQFLILERLDQAASTGRVPAALLQHWEEEFEKVALWHFLATPIHGSIDESSVYTDQERVLALSEIGRLRVADPAIDLAAASALIDPAALPTFYEEYRNSRPRADDHVIARAELLAEFAVLDWLLEAVDSGDEAAIQDAADLLTSFNEVLFAGPGEPAGPAESADSGRTGASAATDEGVADDTAPAAGSEAAENADEPNVEAAITEHEPAAVFIPHARPTGSTPDDATDSDSIPGSGVSTEPTSGSDDGDETGPISRSNRS
- the nudC gene encoding NAD(+) diphosphatase — translated: MKPLPFVEPTSLARHGIDRDHLTRGADGDLREIWAAGAVPVFEHRGSLLVAAGGLFLGDRTLVPAGQTEIYLGRDPEGIRYIGVSLDDEGRSRLDSVLETSRARDASDLLTAPGEGLDSSEPVWLPLRHLAETLDEVQVSLAVEVVGVGNWHRAHQFSPRTGTPTVPALGGWVRRDPEDGSEHFPRTDPAVIVVIVNTDEDGVERVLLGNNAAWEADRYSLLAGFVEPGETLEHAVIREIWEEAHLEVTAPRYLGSQPWPFPCSLMLGFSAEAPSREFAADEAEIASLRWFTRDELRAAIADKTVRAPSTISIAGQLLHSWLDNG
- a CDS encoding ATP-dependent DNA helicase UvrD2, producing the protein MNASATALLEALDEEQREVATHFDSPVIVLAGAGTGKTRAMTHRIAYGIATEVFPPNHVLALTFTAKAAGEMRSRLRGLGVPAVQARTFHSAALRQLRFFWDRFADGDFPRIIDNKAGIIGSVMQSLGMETSRELTRDVASEIEFAAASLLGVEDYATKAAARDLPGQLHVDDMVRIFEAYGEAKTRGRLLDFDDVLLVLSGVLAEYPAIAAEIRDQYRHFVVDEFQDVSPLQFDVLSRWLGPRDNLCVVGDPAQTIYSFAGADASLLGTLGTAMPEARTIRLVRNYRSSKSIVATANSLLRHTAKTALTLRTDNPDGRPPSMAEYPSDEAEATGVVQAISAEIRAGRRPRNIAVLFRTNGQSPAYEQALAAAGIPYVLRGGERFFARKEVKEAVLMLKAARATSSGQRLPEAVMEVLGSLGFTREPPGPGASRQRWESLKALVDLAEEHQAGQELPVPMATFIDDLADRAEHQFAPDIEGVTLASFHAAKGLEWDSVHLVGLSEGLLPISYAQTPRAIAEERRLFYVALTRAGRELRMSWSLARFESKQRPRQSSRFLSELGQVDHTMGDGSRTAKSATLNRCRRCGRALVSQVDRSVGRCSDCPAEVDLDLLDRLRQWRVRVGMEQGLPPYLVLTDTSLSVIAEVRPRDLAELARVPGVGATKLELYGKALLSLLSE
- a CDS encoding M48 metallopeptidase family protein: MTRGQRWSEEEVLRAIARGEIEVRRSAKRKKTVAVSKEIETYVLRTPVRYSVENNIRSLTDLFNRLSARDHSSAADLVELADEMSRRYFAGRFRPASIRWVTNQNLSRWASTTTSTGDIRISHRLQAVPRWVLETVVVHELVHLQIGPHSKEFHTLANRHPRQADAKLYLEGFSDGERFARRG